ATAGCACTTTCCGCAGGGGGTCCCATCTGCGGATCACTTTTTCAAGCGGCGCCATACAGCAGAAGAACTTCCAGATCTTGACGGTAGCTCGCTCCACGGCGTACCGGTCCTGAGTATCCATAGAATGCCCTCAAAGCACTTGCGACTGCTTGCTGGCGGTCGACCGCCAAGTGAAGACCTCTTTTTGTGCAGTGCAGATGCGGTTCAATTTTGGCCCACTGCTCATCCGTAAGCTTGCGCCACCTATCAATCCCTTTGCGAAAGATAAGTGGCGAGATACTATATGAAAAATTTCGGTTTAGAAATGACTTCTAGTAGCCGATCCCTATCCAGGCAGCCATGCGAGCCAAGAGGAGCAATAGTGAAGGTTCTTAGACTTTCTCGGCGAGTCGTATATGCTCTAGCTGTGACGTTTTTCGGCTGTGGTAAGGCTGAGAATAAGGACTTGTCGTTACCCGAAAGGTT
This region of Oligoflexus sp. genomic DNA includes:
- a CDS encoding transposase; protein product: MHKKRSSLGGRPPASSRKCFEGILWILRTGTPWSELPSRSGSSSAVWRRLKK